The Blautia luti nucleotide sequence GACTATCTCCGGGAAATAGCATTTTTAAATTCTTATATTCAAGTAATAATGCAATTGATGAACAGTTTGTTGTTTTTGAATCCATTTCCGTTTCTTTATTTTCGGTATATTCATCCAACCAATTCGATGATTCATCTGAATATGAAATTTCCTCTTGCTCTATTTCTACATCAATTTCATTATTTAGAAAGAATCCCTCAAAAGCAGCATCAAATAATAATGCCTTTGTAATTTCAATATTTTTGTGACATTTTTCACTCAGATAATGAAGCCAATCTTCTTTCATTTCGTTTAAAATTTTGATGGTTGGATTTAATATTTTGATTTTTAAATCTCCAAACAAAATAGTTTGTTCTTTGCATACAAGACTGTTTTGGGTTGAGATATTCCAACGATAGTCTCCAGATTGAATTAATTGGGCTAGATGACAACCGCTAATATAACTTATATTTTGACTTCCATTTTCATAATCAAGGTTAATTTGGGATGGAGACATACTTTCTAAAATATTTTCCAAGGAAAAAGTCATTGTCTGTTCTGATTTCCGTGCACCAATGCACTGATCCAATCCATTAAACCAGATCTCGTCAATTCCTATAATCTGGGGATTTTTAGCGTTCCCATTTTCTTGCAATAACGATTTGATTCCATTTATATGATCATTATCTATATGTGTGACTACGATTAAATTTAATCGTTTTCCTTCGGCGGCCAGATTGAGCAAAAATTTTTTCAAGTACTTATGATAGGTTTTTGCATAACCTCCATCAATCAGTATTCTAAAATCAGGATCTGGAAATTCCAAATATATACAATCTCCCGAGGCAGCAGGAAGCATTTGTATGGTAACTCCGTTTATTTCCATTGTTCCCCTCCCATTTTTGAAAGGTAGTGTCAAATACTACCTGTTTTTGTTTCAAAATCCTATAAAAACCTTGATATTTAGGGAAATATATCAATTCATTAAATGAATGCAGTTTATTTTGCAGGTATTCAGTTAAAAATAATTGATCTTTTGTAAAATTTTTTATTGTAAAAGCAGCTATATTACCATTCTTATGGCAACGAATACGATATTGTTGCAATTTTTTTCAACGGAATGGACTGTGAGTTCATTGGCTGAAACAACTATTTTTTCCAATTCTTCTTCATGTAACGCTTCATTATCTATACTTTTGATTGAATATGGGGCAATGTAAGGACTTTGCAATAAAGATAGACATTTTTCTTTTTTTGATGATCATATGCATATGTTCTCCTTCTAATTTTGGGCTAGAACTATTTTGTTACAATTAGAGCTTGAATTTTAAATACGCAATTTTAACTCTTAAAAATAATACGAAATAAAACAACAAAAATCACAAATTATAGACAAAGAAAGTATTTATTCGAACAGATCTTTTTCCCATATTTGCTCCTTCATCTTTTTTGAAAAAACTAAATATACTGTATTGCAAAAAGGCAAGTCTAATCAGACCTGCCCTTTTATAATGATTTTTCAATTATTTTGTTACACACAAAGTTTCGTCAATCCACTTCTGGACGTCTTTCACATTATGGTTTACAGCTTTTGCGATTTTTTCAACAGGTAATCCCATTTCAGCAAGTGAAAGGGCTGTTTCCTTTTTAGCCTTTAATTCACCGCGCTTTTCGCCGCTTTCCATTCCCTCGCTATAAATTTTCTCCATTTCATGGCACATAAGCTCAACCCCTTTCTGCGTGTCTTTTAATTCATGTACCCTCTTTGCAAGAACTGGACTGTGCATTTCATCCGCATTCTTACAATGCAGATCATGCATAAGTCTCCCAAGTTCTGTGTCTTCCTGTTTTCTGGAATTCACATATATAATATGTGCTTCGTCCTGAAAGCTATCATCGGCTTCTTTGATATGCCTGTCAATATGGTAAATAGGAAAGCCATACCCAAGGATGTCATCCCTGGTAATAAAGATCACATAGCTTTCCGGTAATTCATCAAAATCCTGACCCGGATTTAAAGTGTTCATGTCCATCAAACCACTATGGTAACGTGCCCTCTTAGGTGATGCACCTTCATTATCCTGCTGGATCTCCACGTCAAACTGTTTGCCTTCGGAATCTCTGGCAACACAGTCCATGATTGCGGATCGTCCCTGCAGATTCTTATAATCCTTCTGGATGATCTGATCAATTACTTTCAGATCCTGTTTTTCCATAATGACCTGCAGAACATATTCCAGGCATTCTCTCTGTTTGAAAACATTTCTCATAAATATGTCACTCATGAGTGTAAAATTCTTAATAATACCTTTATATCTTTCGTAACGTACTTCCAATCCGTTCTCTGGCACAATTTTTTCATCTGCCACGTTCGCTGTCACCTCCCTCTTTATTCTTTTTATGTTATGAAGAAATTTTCGAAAGAGCTTTTGTTTATTTTATCTTAGCATCAATGAATGACCTTTACAAGACACTTTTTCCCCGAATTGCATCGGGTGTTTTTTAACCTACCCGTTCCACATAGCATACACTGTTTCCCTTACACTCAAATTCCGGACAAAGGGACAGCCATAGTCTTTCCAGATCATTGATATTCATGGCATCCAATTCTGTTTCATCTTCCTCACCATAAATATTTACAAAACCGATCCGATATATGCCATACCCTTTATGTAGGTTTTTTACTACTTTTCTTCCTGCTCTTCGTATATTCATAAGCTCTCTTCTCTCCTCTCTTCTGCTTCCAGCAAAAATGTATTGCAGCTATAGCTTCCGGAGTCACTGACACCAGCGGCCCCTCCGAGGCTGTCCAGATACTGGCTTCCATTTTTAGATGCAGAAATGTACATATAAAAGTTTGTCAAAACATAGTTTTTATTTTCCAGAACATTCTTATAACTGCTGCTAAGTACAAGCCTTGCTCCAAGTTTTTCTGCTTTTTCTTTTACCAGCATAGCAGTTAAATTTACTGCTTTTCGTATTTCCTGTTCGCTAAGTCCGCTTTGATAATAACGTTCCAAAAACAAAACCAGTTCTTCTGCTTTATTTTCATGTGGTTCGCTTTTGGCAGTCACATCAACAAACTCAATCGTCTTCCTTTCATCCGCAGCTACAAAAGAACCTTTTGTCAGACGGAGGATTGCACGAAATACAATTTTACTATTGTGTTTGATACATATAATTTTTTTATTTGCATCAAAACAGGATAACAGACAATCACAATTTGGACCATTCCGATAGGAAATGCAGCTGCGTAGCGGTACTTCTCCTATCTGCATGACCGGAAGCAGGCTGTCCTCTTCCCAGATTTCCCATCCACAATCCACGCGCAGCAGCTTTTCTTTCCAGATTTCTTCTGTATCTCTTTTTATTGGAAAAGCAATTTCCCGTCCCAGATCTCCTTCATGGTATTTCAGCTCCATGAACTTTCCTAATAACTCAGCATTTACGATTCTTCGGATTTCTTCCTTCTTTTTCGGCTGCCTGTTCAGAAAGGAAGTCATGATCTCAGCGCCACCTTCATAAATGAACTTCTGGATATTGGATTTATTTTCCGCGACAAAAGCATCCGAAATATTCAATTCTGTCTTTAAATTCTTCCAGGAAGGATCCTGGGACAGCAGTTTGTCCATCAATGCAGGTAATCCGGAACAGCCATTTAAAAGATTCTGATTATGTAAAAGGAAGTAAACCTGATTATCCTTTGTAAGATCCTTTAAAAGTTCAGTAAAATCCATTAAAAATATCAGAATCCATATGGCAGTTTCATGCCGGAGATCCAGAATGTTTTTTAAATCCTCATGCATCCATCTGGAAAGCGGCTTTTTTGACAAAGCTTTTGCCAAGCGCTCAATCTGATTTTCCTCTAATGCATCTGTCAGGCAGTCTCTTTTTATCAACTCACGGATCACCCGAAGACGATCATCACTTTTGGAGTATGCTAAACGATCATACAGGTCTATATAGACTGCTTTTACATTGAACAGGACTTTCAATTCTTCAAATACACGAGGCTTCGAAAACAGTGATTCTTCACTCTTTCTCCAGGGAACTACCATATATTCACAATCCATTAAATTTTGCTCGTTTAAAGTATTTAGATTCAGGCATCTTTTATAAACCTCTTCATCCAGAATCAACGAATTTCTGTCAAGGTTTATAAGCCAGTCTCCATTCTTTCGCAAAAGTTCCAGGAAATGTTTCTTCCGTTTCGTAATGGCATACAGGATAAGCTCTGTCTTTTCCAAAGTGAGCTCATAAAGATCCATATCTGGAAGCGGATTTCCATACAGAGTGTTCACATAGGCTGCCTTTCCGTTTGAAACCTTTTCAAAATCTGCATTTGGACCTGTCAAAAATCTTATCAGCTTCGGGATATCTGCATATAATGATCCGTTCCAAAGCCATAAGTGAAGAAAAGAGGCCTGCCATTCTTTTGGGATCTGAGCAAGAACCACTTCTAATCCATTCCGGATTTCTTTTGGATGCCGGCTCAGTTCTTCCAGCTGTTTCTTATTTAAACTTTCCGTTTCTTCACAAAACTCTGATAAATAATTTACAAGTTCCATCAGATCCTGTTTCAAAAGTAATGCCAATGATTCCTCATCCTTGAGCAGCTCATAAAGAAGCTCCGTTGAAAAAGCTGGATTTATCAAAAGCATGCGTATCTTTATCCCCGCCCGGGCAACATCAAACTCACCAATGCAGGTCTCAAGACTTGCTACAAGCTGTTTCTTTAACTCTTCTTCCGGTTCCAGAAAAGCATAATATTTCAGATAAACATATACG carries:
- a CDS encoding ComEC/Rec2 family competence protein, producing the protein MEINGVTIQMLPAASGDCIYLEFPDPDFRILIDGGYAKTYHKYLKKFLLNLAAEGKRLNLIVVTHIDNDHINGIKSLLQENGNAKNPQIIGIDEIWFNGLDQCIGARKSEQTMTFSLENILESMSPSQINLDYENGSQNISYISGCHLAQLIQSGDYRWNISTQNSLVCKEQTILFGDLKIKILNPTIKILNEMKEDWLHYLSEKCHKNIEITKALLFDAAFEGFFLNNEIDVEIEQEEISYSDESSNWLDEYTENKETEMDSKTTNCSSIALLLEYKNLKMLFPGDSPIQLFENELPEEFDLIKLPHHGSVKNISLEFIKNTKVKYYLLSTDGNRYGHPGKAVIANIIKHTENNTKLIKNYNVSLLTGLGELDESYNG
- a CDS encoding Rpn family recombination-promoting nuclease/putative transposase codes for the protein MSDIFMRNVFKQRECLEYVLQVIMEKQDLKVIDQIIQKDYKNLQGRSAIMDCVARDSEGKQFDVEIQQDNEGASPKRARYHSGLMDMNTLNPGQDFDELPESYVIFITRDDILGYGFPIYHIDRHIKEADDSFQDEAHIIYVNSRKQEDTELGRLMHDLHCKNADEMHSPVLAKRVHELKDTQKGVELMCHEMEKIYSEGMESGEKRGELKAKKETALSLAEMGLPVEKIAKAVNHNVKDVQKWIDETLCVTK